The following are from one region of the Sorghum bicolor cultivar BTx623 chromosome 2, Sorghum_bicolor_NCBIv3, whole genome shotgun sequence genome:
- the LOC8063847 gene encoding P-loop NTPase domain-containing protein LPA1 homolog, whose product MASAKLLYIVVVDDSASSFRYTRSLLHSTLQLMGCKPRHAFEISRRVFDVIRGDHQGHGDTAASARVQRYEVAEATPTTSPRQFQFELYKRRTTVLLPRDLFLDLVLDALALYKYVAPNQRADLKLACRIRERKESITVLLCGTSGCGKSTLSTLLGSRLGITTVVSTDSIRHMMRSFVEEKENPLLWASTYHAGECLDPVAVAEAKARRKAKKRSGVSSSSNIDYEKSGALTEKVDGKSIGKKQMAIEGYKAQSEMVIDSLDRLITAWEDRKESVVVEGVHLSLNFVMGLMRKHPSIIPFMIYISNEGKHTERFAVRAKYMTLDPTKNKYVKYISNIRTIQEYLCSRADKYLVPKVNNTNVDRSVASIHATVFSCLRRRGNGDQLYDPEANTVAIANEEYKNQCVANSMSSKGMFKLIQRLGSSRKLMAIINVDGSVSKAWPVESSGGDGKCSSDKSNKKSVGNPIYGPLNIGRAESVNLQFGTFGISAWPTDTGCASQAGNADESFTNAAEGSSRHVLSSSGSPKKSDGHCKEIKESSAAYGSDEEEEEEADVRPNSGSDEDISEEDNREIDGEMEGSVDEDCNRSDEEYDDLAMRDSLENGYLTDDGVFHSGLSKSSSGKFFGSNQGSHSTPKKHQESVGVPETARSSSAAVPAGTSSKRYAARKWKRSLSDSFRSRPRSAPELVSVCKGSPPVPVAPDER is encoded by the exons ATGGCGTCGGCGAAGCTGCTCTACATTGTTGTGGTTGACGACAGCGCCTCCTCCTTCCGATACACACGCTCCCTCCTCCACAGCACCCTCCAGCTCATGGGATGCAAGCCACGCCACGCCTTCGAG ATCAGCCGCAGGGTGTTCGATGTCATCCGGGGTGACCACCAGGGCCATGGCGACACGGCCGCCTCTGCCCGGGTGCAGAGGTACGAGGTCGCCGAAGCCACCCCGACCACAAGCCCTCGCCAGTTCCAGTTCGAGCTATACAAGCGCCGGACCACCGTCCTCCTCCCCAGGGACCTCTTCCTCGATCTCGTCCTCGACGCCCTCGCCCTCTACAAGTACGTCGCCCCCAACCAGCGCGCCGATCTCAAGCTCGCCTGCAG GATTCGTGAACGAAAGGAATCTATCACAGTTCTTCTTTGCGGAACTAGTGGCTGTGGCAAGTCTACTCTTTCTACGCTGCTG GGAAGCAGGTTAGGAATTACAACTGTAGTTTCCACAGATTCGATACGTCACATGATGCGAAGCTTTGTTGAAGAGAAAGAAAACCCTCTTCTCTGGGCATCAACTTATCATGCAGGTGAATGTCTTGACCCAGTAGCAGTTGCTGAAGCAAAAGCTAGGAGGAAAGCAAAAAAACGCTCAGGCGTATCAAGCAGCTCAAATATTGACTATGAGAAAAGTGGGGCTCTTACCGAAAAAGTTGATGGGAAATCAATCGGGAAGAAGCAAATGGCCATTGAAGGTTATAAAGCGCAGAGTGAAATGGTAATTGATAGTTTGGATCGGTTAATTACTGCTTGGGAAGATAGGAAAGAATCAGTTGTTGTTGAGGGTGTTCACTTAAGCCTTAATTTTGTG aTGGGTCTAATGAGGAAACATCCTTCGATAATACCTTTCATGATCTACATATCTAATGAGGGTAAGCACACAGAGAGGTTTGCTGTACGTGCAAAGTACATGACACTTGATCCAACGAAAAATAAGTATGTTAAATACATCAGCAACATTAGAACTATCCAGGAGTACCTCTGCAGCAGAGCTGACAAGTACCTAGTTCCCAAGGTCAACAACACTAATGTTGATCGGAGTGTGGCTTCGATCCATGCCACTGTCTTTAGCTGCCTCCGTAGGCGAGGTAATGGAGATCAGTTATATGATCCTGAAGCAAATACTGTTGCTATTGCAAATGAAGAATACAAAAACCAATGCGTGGCTAATTCCATGAGTTCCAAGGGGATGTTTAAATTGATCCAACGGCTTGGATCCTCAAGAAAGCTCATGGCTATCATTAATGTTGACGGTTCTGTTTCTAAGGCCTGGCCAGTTGAGTCCAGTGGAGGAGATGGAAAATGCAGTTCTGACAAAAGTAATAAGAAATCTGTGGGAAATCCAATTTATGGACCTCTAAATATTGGAAGAGCAGAGTCAGTCAATCTGCAGTTTGGCACCTTTGGGATAAGTGCCTGGCCTACTGATACGGGCTGTGCAAGTCAAGCTGGAAATGCTGATGAATCATTTACAAATGCTGCTGAAGGTAGTAGCAGACATGTTCTATCTTCATCTGGTTCTCCAAAGAAGTCGGATGGACATTGTAAAGAG ATCAAAGAGTCATCAGCAGCGTATGGCAGCGatgaagaagaggaagaagaagctgatgTTCGGCCTAATTCAGGGAGTGATGAGGACATAAGTGAAGAAGACAACAGGGAGATCGATGGGGAG ATGGAAGGATCTGTCGACGAGGACTGCAACAGGTCTGATGAGGAATACGACGACCTGGCCATGCGGGACAGTCTGGAGAACGGCTATTTAACTGACGATGGTGTCTTTCATTCTGGTTTAAGCAAATCTTCAAGCGGCAAGTTCTTTGGTAGCAATCAGGGAAGCCACAGTACGCCAAAGAAACACCAAGAAAGTGTTGGTGTTCCTGAGACAGCACGCTCTTCTTCTGCCGCAGTCCCGGCTGGTACAAGCAGCAAGCGGTATGCCGCTAGAAAGTGGAAGCGCTCGCTGAGTGACTCATTCCGTTCACGGCCACGCAGTGCCCCGGAATTGGTGTCAGTATGCAAGGGATCACCGCCCGTGCCTGTGGCTCCAGATGAGAGGTAG
- the LOC8062576 gene encoding uncharacterized protein LOC8062576, producing the protein MPCHFCGASAQWLAEERTRVVGTSPPKKRGWTSYVEKDTAGQTNMATSTPSRQKDMTNALDPVAAASSFLIQVNKNQSYVPGPAQTLEAPALAEAVEAQDRAAVQAAAPEATSTVKASAAMEAQQLSSVS; encoded by the exons ATGCCATGCCATTTCTGTGGTGCGAGCGCCCAGTGGCTGGCCGAGGAAAGGACCAGGGTCGTCGGCACTTCCCCTCCCAAGAAGAGAGGGTGGACCAGCTACGTCGAGAAGGACACCGCCGGCCAGACAAACATGGCAACATCTACTCCCTCGAG ACAGAAAGATATGACAA ATGCTCTAGACCCCGTCGCCGCGGCCTCGTCCTTCCTCATCCAGGTGAACAAGAACCAGTCGTACGTGCCGGGGCCAGCGCAGACCCTCGAGGCCCCTGCCCTCGCAGAGGCAGTAGAGGCACAGGATAGGGCCGCCGTCCAGGCGGCAGCACCAGAGGCGACGTCCACCGTCAAGGCCTCTGCGGCGATGGAGGCGCAGCAGCTGTCCTCGGTGAGCTGA